One Paraburkholderia sp. IMGN_8 DNA window includes the following coding sequences:
- a CDS encoding MetQ/NlpA family ABC transporter substrate-binding protein has protein sequence MQRRFILKLAATLGAASLFAVASAAQADDSIKVGVTGGPHAQIMEVVKTVAAKNGLNIKIVEFSDYVQPNAALAGGDLDANSYQHDPYLQAQVKDRGYKLIRVADTVTYPMGIYSKKVKSLAELQPGAKIAVPNDPTNGGRALLLLQKQGLLKLKADAGLKATPLDIVDNPKKLKIVELDAAQIPRSLNDVDAAAINTNFAMEAGLKPKQDAIAIEDPKGPYVNIIAIREADRNKPWVAKLVAAYHSPEVKQFVESKFGGSVIAAW, from the coding sequence ATGCAACGTCGTTTCATTCTCAAGCTGGCCGCCACGCTCGGCGCCGCGTCGCTGTTCGCTGTTGCTTCGGCTGCTCAGGCGGACGATTCGATCAAGGTCGGCGTGACCGGCGGTCCGCACGCGCAGATCATGGAAGTCGTGAAGACGGTCGCGGCGAAGAACGGTCTGAACATCAAGATCGTCGAGTTCTCCGACTACGTGCAGCCGAACGCGGCACTGGCCGGCGGCGACCTGGATGCCAACAGCTACCAGCATGACCCGTACTTGCAGGCGCAGGTGAAGGATCGCGGCTACAAGCTGATCCGCGTCGCCGACACGGTCACATACCCGATGGGCATCTATTCGAAGAAGGTGAAGTCGCTGGCCGAGTTGCAGCCGGGCGCGAAGATCGCCGTGCCGAACGATCCGACCAATGGCGGCCGCGCACTGTTGCTGCTGCAAAAGCAGGGTCTGCTAAAACTGAAGGCGGATGCCGGCCTGAAGGCGACGCCGCTCGACATCGTCGACAACCCGAAGAAGCTGAAGATCGTCGAACTCGACGCCGCGCAAATCCCGCGCTCGCTGAACGACGTGGACGCCGCCGCGATCAACACCAACTTCGCGATGGAAGCGGGCCTGAAGCCGAAGCAGGACGCCATCGCGATCGAGGACCCGAAGGGCCCGTACGTGAACATCATCGCGATCCGCGAAGCCGACCGGAACAAGCCGTGGGTCGCCAAGCTGGTCGCGGCGTATCACTCGCCGGAAGTGAAGCAGTTTGTCGAAAGCAAATTCGGCGGGTCGGTGATCGCCGCCTGGTGA